A genome region from Cucurbita pepo subsp. pepo cultivar mu-cu-16 chromosome LG02, ASM280686v2, whole genome shotgun sequence includes the following:
- the LOC111788460 gene encoding mitogen-activated protein kinase kinase kinase 18-like, whose protein sequence is MADTTKLSWTRSNCVVGKGSFGTVTVGIRNSDGRVFAVKSVEQSVGFRRQIECLENEIRILRSLNSPYVVGFLGDDVSDETPTTSLRNLHMEYLPGGTVADDPIGTGDEMVLRARTRCIVSALGYVHSKGIVHCDVKGRNVLIGLNPSFVKLADFGSAIEIGDGDGDGDTCRCSVAPRGSPLWMAPEVVRGEYQGPESDVWSVGCTVIEMVTGKPAWEDFGADTLSRIGFSDDLPEFPTRLSGLGRDFLRKCLVRDPKKRWSCDRLLQHPFLATVAASPQIAIENSPRCVLDWINADFDDNEDEEIPFSGETSSAGNRESEISGKCRIGKLSTSEWPNWESDGWSSARRFTATPVTCEEEGVGVNWEYGNSRGVEMEMEGSSSEYSEFVKPSDEELGAALSNPGGLETPERPRNNCGSGSGGGGGGGGGLNSQRWLSDNYEIIPITSLIYSIELILCYYWKILIKKLVLFGIYTLLLLFLKKKKKKTLYYH, encoded by the coding sequence ATGGCGGATACGACGAAGCTTTCCTGGACAAGAAGTAATTGTGTCGTCGGAAAGGGCTCCTTTGGAACTGTGACTGTCGGGATTCGAAATTCGGACGGTCGGGTTTTTGCGGTGAAGTCTGTCGAACAGAGTGTTGGATTCCGGCGGCAGATTGAGTgtttagagaatgaaattcgGATTCTTAGATCGTTGAATTCGCCGTACGTGGTGGGGTTTCTTGGTGATGATGTTTCCGATGAGACGCCGACGACGTCGCTTCGGAATTTGCACATGGAGTATTTGCCAGGTGGCACTGTTGCCGATGATCCAATCGGTACCGGCGATGAGATGGTTCTACGGGCGAGGACACGGTGTATTGTTTCGGCTTTGGGTTATGTTCATTCCAAAGGAATCGTTCATTGTGATGTTAAAGGGCGGAATGTTTTGATTGGATTGAATCCAAGTTTTGTTAAATTGGCCGACTTCGGCTCTGCAATTGAAAtcggcgacggcgacggcgacggcgacaCGTGTCGATGTTCGGTGGCGCCACGAGGGAGTCCGCTGTGGATGGCGCCGGAAGTGGTTCGAGGGGAATATCAGGGGCCGGAATCGGACGTTTGGTCAGTTGGGTGTACGGTCATTGAAATGGTCACCGGAAAACCGGCATGGGAAGATTTCGGAGCCGATACGCTGAGTCGAATCGGATTTTCCGATGACTTGCCGGAGTTTCCGACACGGTTGTCGGGACTCGGACGGGATTTTCTCCGGAAGTGTCTTGTAAGAGATCCTAAAAAACGGTGGAGCTGTGATCGGCTGCTGCAGCATCCATTTTTAGCGACGGTGGCAGCCTCGCCGCAAATCGCCATCGAGAATTCCCCCCGGTGCGTGCTCGACTGGATCAACGCCGATTTCGACGATAacgaagatgaagaaatcCCCTTCTCCGGCGAAACCTCCAGCGCCGGTAACCGAGAAAGCGAGATCTCCGGCAAGTGCAGAATAGGGAAATTAAGTACGAGTGAATGGCCGAACTGGGAATCGGACGGTTGGTCGTCGGCGAGAAGGTTCACAGCGACGCCGGTAACctgtgaagaagaaggagtAGGGGTAAATTGGGAATATGGGAATTCGAGAGGGgtagaaatggaaatggagggATCAAGTTCAGAATATTCGGAGTTCGTAAAGCCCAGTGACGAAGAATTGGGAGCCGCCCTTTCAAATCCCGGCGGTCTGGAGACTCCAGAGCGGCCACGTAATAATTGCGGCAGCGGcagcggcggtggcggtggcggtggcggtggatTAAACTCGCAGCGGTGGCTGAGCGATAATTACGAAATTATACCGATAACCTCGTTGATATATTcaattgaattaatattatgttattattggaaaatattaataaagaaattggtGTTATTTGGTATTTACACTTTATtacttcttttcttaaaaaaaaaaaaaaaaaaaacactttatTATCactaa
- the LOC111787447 gene encoding ran-binding protein 1 homolog a-like codes for MASSDTERRDDEDAPAAEDEDTGAQVAPIVKLEAVAVTTGEENEDVILDLKSKLYRFDKEGNQWKERGAGTVKFLKHKETGKVRLVMRQSKTLKICANHLVLPSMSVQEHAGNDKSCVWHAPDYADGELKDELFCIRFPYIENCKTFMETFQEVAESQTKKEENEDASAAADQLEKLKVEDKKKEGEDKAGDKAEDKAAEKE; via the exons ATGGCGAGTTCCGATACCGAACGCAGAGATGATGAGGACGCTCCGGCCGCAGAGGATGAAGACACTGGAGCTCAAGTCGCCCCAATCGTCAAGTTGGAAGCGGTAGCCGTCACTACTGGTGAAGAAAACGAGGACGTTATTCTTGATCT AAAGTCCAAACTCTACCGATTTGATAAAGAAGGAAACCAATGGAAGGAGAGAGGTGCTGGTACTGTTAAGTTTTTGAAACACAAGGAGACTGGCAAGGTTCGTCTTGTTATGAGGCAGTCTAAGACCCTCAAGATCTGCGCTAACCATCTTG TTCTTCCATCAATGTCGGTTCAAGAACACGCTGGTAATGATAAGTCTTGTGTGTGGCATGCGCCTGACTATGCGGATGGTGAATTGAAAGATGAGCTGTTTTGCATCAGATTCCCATATATTGAGA ACTGCAAAACCTTCATGGAGACATTCCAAGAAGTTGCAGAGTCCCAAACCAAgaaagaggagaatgaagatgCATCTGCAGCAGCTGATCAActtgaaaaattaaaggttGAAGACAAAAAGAAGGAAGGTGAAGATAAAGCGGGAGACAAAGCTGAAGATAAAGCTGCAGAGAAAGAGTAA
- the LOC111787445 gene encoding ran-binding protein 1 homolog a-like, with amino-acid sequence MASTDPERREDEDAPAGDDEDTGAQVAPIVKLEEVAVTTGEEDEDAILDLKAKLYRFDKDGNQWKERGAGTVKFLKHKNTGKVRLVMRQSKTLKICANHLVISSMTVQEHAGNEKSCVWHAADFADGELKNELFCIRFPSIENCKTFKETFQEIAESQQKKDENKDASAAAGLLEKLSVEEKKGEEDKAGDTPAKTKEEDEPKGEAEKKADAEKKNDE; translated from the exons ATGGCGAGCACAGATCCCGAACGCCGAGAGGACGAGGATGCTCCTGCTGGAGACGATGAAGACACTGGAGCTCAAGTTGCCCCGATCGTCAAGTTGGAGGAGGTTGCTGTCACCACcggtgaagaagatgaggacGCCATTCTCGATCT GAAGGCAAAACTGTACCGATTCGATAAGGATGGAAACCAATGGAAGGAGAGAGGTGCTGGTACTGTCAAGTTTTTGAAACATAAGAATACTGGCAAGGTTCGCCTTGTTATGAGACAGTCTAAGACGCTTAAGATCTGCGCTAATCATCTTG TGATTTCGTCAATGACGGTTCAAGAACACGCTGGAAATGAGAAATCATGCGTGTGGCATGCCGCTGACTTTGCTGATGGCGAATTGAAAAATGAGCTTTTCTGTATTAGATTCCCATCAATTGAGA ACTGCAAAACATTCAAGGAAACATTCCAAGAAATTGCCGAGTCCCAacagaagaaagatgaaaataaagatGCATCAGCAGCAGCTGGATTACTTGAGAAATTGAgtgttgaagaaaagaaaggtgaAGAAGATAAAGCTGGAGACACACCTGCCAAAACCAAGGAAGAGGATGAACCCAAGGGTGAGGCAGAAAAGAAAGCAGATgcagagaagaagaatgatgAGTAG